The following is a genomic window from Bacteroidota bacterium.
AAATATTGAAACGGCACAAAAAATTTATGAAAGATTCCTTCAAAATAAATATTGAGCAACTCCGGCAAGAAGGGTTAAAAGAGCTTTTCGAGGCTCTTGAAAGAGCATTTAATGCTCTGAAAATTGACTTCTATCTGGTTGGTGCTATTGCAAGAGATACTTGGTTTGTTCACAATGGTATGCGTCCTTCAGGAACAAAAGATGTGGACTTTGCTGTTTTTATTCCGGCAAAAGAAGATTTTGAGAAGTTGAAAAAGCACCTCAAAGAAAAAGAGGGATTCAATGATTCTACACAAAACGAATTTGTTCTGTTTAGCCCCAAAGGATTGCAGGTAGATTTATTACCCTTTGGTGAAATAGAAGTGGAAGGTAAAGTAATGCTTGAAGGCAAGGGCTTCGCTAAAATAGCGGTGAATGGCTTTAGGGAAGTTTACGAAAACGGAACTCATCCTGTTGAATTTGATAAACATACCTTTAAAGTTTGCTCCTTGCCCGGTATTGTTATCCTTAAACTGATCGCTTATGATGACAGGCCACAGGAAAGGCAAAAGGATATTGAAGACGTACGTTTGATCCTCGATCATTATTTTGATATTGAAAGTGATATTATATACGAAAATCATAATGATCTTTTTGAGAACAATGCGGAGCTTCCTCATATTGC
Proteins encoded in this region:
- a CDS encoding nucleotidyl transferase AbiEii/AbiGii toxin family protein, whose amino-acid sequence is MKDSFKINIEQLRQEGLKELFEALERAFNALKIDFYLVGAIARDTWFVHNGMRPSGTKDVDFAVFIPAKEDFEKLKKHLKEKEGFNDSTQNEFVLFSPKGLQVDLLPFGEIEVEGKVMLEGKGFAKIAVNGFREVYENGTHPVEFDKHTFKVCSLPGIVILKLIAYDDRPQERQKDIEDVRLILDHYFDIESDIIYENHNDLFENNAELPHIAARVLGRQMKLILDRSTDLKQRVISILEVSAQRSTSCLSFSQVVFLCINQYAHERKTTYIPPSKT